In the Flavobacterium acetivorans genome, one interval contains:
- a CDS encoding aminotransferase class III-fold pyridoxal phosphate-dependent enzyme: MNFSEETIEQLTKEHYGLATTAKSLNGYDELNFLLSTNTNEKYILKISNKDHPLPFLDAQVKIIQHLSNSKLANEFQQFCINKQGDALTKIEADSKIYYVRILNFLEGTFWVEKESKSKELFYNLGSFLGNMDYELRDFSHLAMHRRYTWDISCASEANENLKYILDHEKRRIAGYFLLQFDSEVLPVIHSLRHAYIHNDANDYNILVQENQIIGLIDFGDMVYTALINNLAIACTYAMLGEKDPLAVAASIVEGYHKSYALTEQEVDLLYYLIAGRLCISVTQSAYNASLDSNNEHHFLTEKPAWELLNQLIRINPIKAQDTFRKACGFIGLISDENYAYLLESRQKNIGRNLSIGYKDKLKITKGALQYLYDDKGRTFVDCVNNPSHVGHCHPVVVRRMQKQIANLNTNTRYLNDTIIEYAEKLTATLPAALSVCYFVNSGSEANDLAIRMSRHFTKQKDIIVLDHAYHGTSTVAMEMSPYKFDGKGGFGKMPWIHKAINPDLYRGPYKYGDTNAGEKYAADVQRIIEDLKKEDKAPAVFICETLLGVGGQIPLPKNYLKTVYQHVRAAGGICIADEVQVGFGRIGDHFWGFELQDVVPDIVVLGKPIGNGHPLAAVIVTNEIANAFNNGMEYFNTFGGNPVSMTAGLAVLEVLQDEEMQQHALEVGNHLMDGLRKLMTKYPIISDVRGHGLFIGAEMVKDRVTMEPAVAEIDIVVEKMKEKGFLLSTDGPLHNVLKIKPPMPFNKQNADEMIELLDIALSEL; encoded by the coding sequence ATGAATTTTTCAGAAGAAACTATTGAGCAATTAACCAAAGAACATTATGGCCTAGCTACAACCGCAAAATCATTAAATGGTTATGACGAGTTAAATTTTCTTTTATCTACTAATACAAACGAAAAGTATATTCTAAAAATATCAAATAAAGATCATCCTCTTCCGTTTTTAGATGCGCAGGTTAAAATTATTCAGCACCTATCAAATAGCAAGCTTGCCAATGAATTTCAGCAGTTTTGCATCAACAAGCAGGGAGATGCTTTGACAAAAATTGAGGCCGATTCTAAAATATATTATGTTAGAATTCTCAATTTTCTAGAAGGTACTTTTTGGGTAGAAAAAGAAAGTAAATCAAAAGAGTTATTTTACAATCTAGGATCCTTTTTAGGAAATATGGATTATGAACTTCGCGACTTTTCTCATCTTGCTATGCACCGCCGTTATACTTGGGATATTAGTTGTGCCAGCGAGGCAAATGAGAATTTAAAATATATTCTCGATCATGAAAAAAGAAGAATCGCGGGTTATTTCTTGTTACAATTTGATAGCGAAGTACTTCCTGTAATCCACTCTTTGCGCCATGCCTACATACATAACGATGCAAACGATTATAATATCCTAGTTCAAGAAAATCAAATTATTGGTTTGATTGATTTTGGAGATATGGTTTACACAGCGCTTATCAACAATCTAGCGATTGCGTGTACTTATGCAATGCTTGGTGAAAAAGATCCATTGGCTGTTGCTGCATCGATTGTTGAAGGTTATCATAAATCGTATGCCCTTACTGAGCAAGAAGTTGATTTGTTGTACTATCTAATTGCAGGGAGACTTTGTATTAGTGTGACACAGTCTGCTTACAACGCATCATTAGACAGCAATAATGAACATCATTTTCTTACTGAAAAACCAGCGTGGGAATTGCTGAACCAACTTATTCGAATTAATCCAATAAAAGCGCAAGATACTTTTAGAAAAGCCTGTGGTTTTATAGGATTAATATCTGATGAAAACTATGCTTATCTATTAGAATCTCGTCAGAAAAACATAGGTCGAAATTTAAGTATTGGTTACAAAGACAAATTAAAAATCACCAAAGGCGCACTACAATATCTTTATGATGATAAAGGACGAACTTTTGTAGATTGTGTCAACAACCCATCACATGTAGGCCATTGTCACCCTGTTGTTGTTCGAAGAATGCAAAAACAAATTGCTAATTTAAACACCAATACGCGTTACCTTAATGACACTATTATTGAATATGCCGAAAAACTTACCGCGACTTTACCAGCTGCCTTAAGTGTTTGCTATTTTGTCAATTCGGGTAGTGAAGCTAATGATTTGGCCATTCGAATGAGTCGCCATTTCACCAAACAGAAAGACATTATTGTTCTGGATCATGCGTATCATGGTACTTCAACGGTTGCTATGGAAATGAGCCCCTATAAATTTGATGGTAAAGGCGGTTTTGGAAAAATGCCTTGGATTCATAAGGCTATTAACCCCGACTTGTATCGAGGTCCTTATAAATATGGGGATACAAATGCAGGAGAAAAATATGCTGCTGATGTACAACGAATTATCGAAGATCTAAAAAAAGAAGATAAAGCGCCTGCGGTATTCATTTGCGAAACGTTGTTAGGTGTTGGAGGTCAAATTCCGCTTCCTAAAAATTATTTAAAAACAGTGTATCAACACGTCAGAGCTGCTGGAGGAATCTGTATTGCTGATGAAGTTCAGGTTGGTTTTGGAAGAATTGGAGACCATTTTTGGGGCTTCGAATTACAAGATGTCGTTCCCGATATTGTTGTTTTAGGAAAACCCATTGGTAATGGACACCCACTGGCTGCCGTGATTGTTACAAATGAAATTGCAAATGCTTTTAACAATGGCATGGAATACTTCAACACCTTTGGAGGTAATCCCGTATCCATGACGGCAGGATTAGCTGTATTAGAGGTTCTTCAAGACGAAGAAATGCAACAACACGCATTAGAAGTTGGAAACCACCTAATGGACGGTCTTAGAAAACTAATGACGAAATATCCTATCATCAGTGATGTTCGTGGACACGGTTTATTCATAGGTGCGGAAATGGTTAAAGACCGAGTTACAATGGAGCCCGCTGTTGCTGAAATTGATATAGTTGTCGAAAAAATGAAAGAAAAAGGGTTTTTACTAAGTACGGATGGTCCTTTGCATAATGTATTAAAAATAAAGCCACCAATGCCTTTCAACAAACAAAATGCAGATGAGATGATTGAATTATTAGATATTGCTTTAAGCGAACTATAA
- a CDS encoding beta-galactosidase, which yields MINYNSLLTKLTLVALVVFTCNSTQIVAQNKKVATTEKKDPKRFFDKADLMQIGVYYYPEQWPREQWDRDLKNIKKLGFEFTHFAEFAWTFMEPEEGKYDFKWLDEAMAIAEKEGLKVILCTPTPTPPAWMGDKYPEIYLVDSKGNRRQHGNRANISVTNEKYREFTAKIVAELGKRYGKNKNVIGWQIDNEPLSTEDFSPSARTAFQIWLKAKYGTIEKLNTEWVGSFWSTRYSNFEQIVLPNTEVYFEDKLSPHTILDFKRFTADAQASFLNDQAEILRQYTDPKQWITTNFTNVTYDSDPRRADKMDFITYTMYPVSGQNNLGGANFRMGHPSKIHEANDYYRSISGVTGIMELQPGQVNWADINPQLQPGTVHMWLSQAFGGGCAFTCTYRYRHPLGSSEMYHEGIVGNDGVTLSTGGKEFVQSIQDMKLLRKEYNPKAVLPQKIANRKTGFLWSHENLWDLENHKQTKHWSTWKHRNTYSSAIKSTGAPVDFLTEEDNFDDYPFIVASSYQLIDQKLVDKWTKYVEKGGNLILSCRTGQKDKNGHFFEANWSAPIVPLIGADVDFFDVLVTDIKGNIKADNNNFQWNTWADVLSPRKGTEVLATYEDQFYKGKAAAVTRKLGKGTVTYIGVESTDGNLERQIVRSVYGRANVAIENLPSGVFVEWRDGFYVGVNYSNDPVELEIPKGSKILVGQNPLQPAQAIIWK from the coding sequence ATGATAAATTATAATTCCCTACTAACTAAGCTCACATTAGTAGCTTTGGTGGTATTTACTTGTAATTCGACGCAAATAGTTGCTCAAAATAAAAAAGTAGCTACAACAGAAAAAAAAGATCCGAAACGATTTTTTGACAAAGCTGATTTAATGCAAATTGGGGTGTATTATTATCCTGAGCAATGGCCAAGAGAACAATGGGATCGTGACTTAAAAAACATAAAAAAGTTAGGTTTTGAATTCACACATTTCGCTGAATTTGCTTGGACATTTATGGAGCCTGAAGAAGGTAAATATGATTTTAAATGGCTGGATGAAGCCATGGCAATAGCCGAAAAAGAAGGTTTAAAGGTAATTCTTTGTACCCCTACTCCTACTCCACCAGCTTGGATGGGTGATAAATACCCTGAAATATATTTAGTTGATTCTAAAGGCAACCGAAGACAACATGGAAATAGAGCAAACATTTCAGTAACAAATGAAAAATACCGTGAATTTACAGCAAAAATAGTAGCTGAATTAGGAAAAAGGTACGGTAAAAATAAGAATGTTATAGGTTGGCAAATTGACAACGAGCCCTTGTCTACAGAGGATTTTAGTCCTTCTGCTAGAACAGCATTTCAAATTTGGCTAAAAGCCAAATACGGAACTATTGAAAAATTAAATACGGAATGGGTTGGAAGTTTCTGGAGTACACGTTATTCTAACTTTGAACAAATCGTATTGCCTAACACCGAAGTTTATTTTGAAGATAAGTTAAGTCCACATACGATTTTAGATTTCAAACGATTCACTGCCGATGCACAAGCTAGTTTCTTAAACGATCAAGCCGAAATATTAAGACAATACACGGATCCAAAACAGTGGATAACAACTAATTTCACGAATGTGACTTATGACTCAGATCCAAGAAGAGCTGATAAAATGGACTTCATAACCTATACAATGTACCCAGTAAGTGGGCAAAATAATTTAGGCGGAGCTAATTTTAGAATGGGACATCCTAGTAAAATTCATGAGGCAAACGATTATTACCGTTCAATCAGTGGCGTTACAGGAATTATGGAATTGCAACCAGGACAGGTAAACTGGGCGGATATCAATCCTCAATTACAACCGGGAACTGTACACATGTGGCTTTCACAAGCTTTTGGAGGTGGTTGCGCTTTTACTTGTACTTACCGATACAGACATCCACTAGGAAGTAGCGAAATGTATCACGAAGGTATTGTGGGCAATGACGGAGTGACACTTTCTACCGGTGGAAAAGAATTTGTACAATCCATTCAAGACATGAAACTATTGCGTAAAGAGTATAATCCTAAAGCAGTGCTTCCTCAAAAAATCGCCAATAGAAAAACAGGTTTTTTATGGAGTCATGAAAATCTTTGGGACTTAGAAAATCACAAACAAACTAAACATTGGAGTACTTGGAAACATAGAAATACCTATTCTTCAGCTATCAAATCTACTGGAGCGCCAGTCGATTTCCTTACAGAGGAAGACAATTTTGATGACTACCCTTTTATTGTCGCTAGTTCATATCAACTTATTGATCAAAAATTAGTGGACAAATGGACTAAGTATGTTGAAAAAGGAGGTAACTTGATTTTAAGTTGTAGAACTGGACAAAAAGACAAAAACGGACATTTTTTTGAAGCCAACTGGAGCGCACCAATCGTGCCTTTAATTGGAGCTGATGTTGACTTTTTTGATGTATTAGTTACAGATATAAAAGGAAATATAAAAGCAGATAACAATAACTTTCAATGGAATACTTGGGCAGATGTATTATCTCCTAGAAAAGGAACTGAAGTTTTAGCCACTTATGAAGACCAATTTTATAAAGGTAAAGCCGCCGCGGTTACTAGAAAGTTAGGAAAAGGAACAGTAACTTACATTGGTGTAGAAAGTACTGATGGAAACTTAGAGAGACAAATTGTACGCAGCGTATATGGAAGAGCAAATGTGGCCATTGAGAATTTACCAAGCGGTGTTTTTGTCGAATGGAGAGACGGCTTCTATGTAGGAGTTAATTATTCAAACGATCCTGTCGAACTTGAGATCCCAAAAGGAAGTAAAATATTGGTTGGACAAAATCCTTTGCAGCCTGCACAAGCTATAATTTGGAAATAA
- a CDS encoding IS6 family transposase, whose protein sequence is MNTKGHCYPKAIILQAVYLKLRFTLSYRDIEEIMKMRGIAVDHATIQRWMFKFAPLIESQIKKRKNRVGASWRMNETYVKVKGIWCYLYQAVDKLGSKVDFLLTKRRQRMSAQSFLIKTINNN, encoded by the coding sequence ATGAATACCAAAGGTCATTGTTATCCCAAAGCTATTATTCTTCAGGCCGTTTATTTGAAATTGAGATTTACATTGAGTTACAGAGATATTGAGGAAATAATGAAAATGCGAGGAATAGCAGTTGATCATGCTACGATTCAGCGTTGGATGTTTAAATTTGCACCTTTGATTGAATCGCAAATCAAAAAGAGAAAGAACAGAGTAGGTGCCAGCTGGCGAATGAATGAAACTTATGTAAAGGTAAAAGGCATTTGGTGTTACTTATATCAAGCTGTTGATAAGTTGGGTAGTAAGGTGGATTTTCTTCTGACCAAAAGAAGACAAAGAATGAGTGCGCAGTCATTCCTAATTAAAACAATAAATAATAATTGA